The Streptomyces racemochromogenes DNA segment GGAAGAACGACCCCGGCTGGCAGCTGGTGGACCTGAAGAACCCGAACCTGGCCGACTACTTCGCCGAAGAGGACGCCGCCAAGGTGGCGCAGACGCAGAAGGCGCTGAAGGACGTCGACGGCATGATGGTCGTGTACACCATGACCAACTCCCCCGCCTACAAGGCCAAGCTGGGCAGCGGTGACGTGATCACCGCGATGAAGGACACTTCCGTCGCCTCGCTCGCGGAGGTCTGCGACGTCCTGCAGTCGGCCGCCCCCGGCGAGACGGTACCCGTGGACGGGGTCTACTCCCCCGTCAACGCCGACGGCAAGGAGATGAAGTCCGGCGAGGGCTGGAGCACCGACCTCGTCATCGGCAAGGACAAGCAGTAGGGCTCCGCGGGCGGCCCGTCCGTCCGTCCGAGCAGATCCCGAGGGACCCGGCACGGCCGGGTCCCTCGCTGCTGCGGGGGCGCGGGAGCGGTGGGGTGCGGGAGCGGGGATGCGGGAGCGGGGACGGCAGGTGCTTCCGGGGCCTGGTCAAGGGCACCGCGGGTGGGCAATGATCGCGTCCGCACCACGCGACCGCACTTCCTTGCGTACTCCGCGTCCCCCACAGGAGGATGTCCATGCCCCGCACACCCCGCGGACTGCTCGCGACGGCCACCGCCGCCGTGGCCCTCTTCGGCCTCGCCGTCCCCGCTTCGGCCACCGCTCCCCGGCCGGCCGCCGGCGCGGGAGCCGCCCTCCCCCAGGGCCGCGTCTTCATGGTCAACCCCGTGCAGTCCTCCGGCGACCAGACGCTGACCGACGCCAAGGACTCCGCCACGGCCGTACCCGCCTCGGCCTACGCCACCGCGGCGCTGCGCAACCTCGACTCCAGTGGGGGCCTTTCGGGCAGATGGGCCTCCGTGCGCTCGGAGACCGGGGCGCCGGCGTCGGTCGCGGGCGCCGCACGCTACGACCGCTCCGACGAGCAGTTCGAGCAGGTCATGGCGTACTTCTGGGTCAACGAGGCGCAGGAGTACCTCCAGGGGCTCGGCTTCGGCGGCGAGCTGCCCGGCGCCAACGACCGCGTCCAGCCGGTCCGCATCAACCAGTGGGGTGCCGACAACTCCTTCTTCACCGACAAGAAGGCCGAGATCCGCTTCGGCAAGGGCGGTGTCGACGACGCCGAGGACGCCGAGGTCATCGTCCACGAGTACGGGCACGCCGTGCACAACGCGCAGGTGCCCGGGTTCGGCAGCTCCCCCGAGGCCGGGGCGATCGGCGAGGCCTTCGGCGACTACCTGGCGGTGGAGGTCGGCGACCACGCCGCCGCCGCGTACGGCTGGCCCCGCGCGGCGGACCGGGCGTGCGTCGCCGACTGGGACTCGACCCCGTACAGCCCCGCCCCGCACTGCCTGCGCCGCATCGACGGGACCAAGGTCTACGAGGACCGGGTCGGCGAGGTCCACGCCGACGGCGAGATCTGGTCGCGCGCCCTCTTCGACATCCGCGGCGCCCTCGGCGCCAGGACCGCCGACCGCATCATCGTGAACGCCCAGTTCCGCTTCGCCCCGGACACCGGATTCCGGGAGGCGGCGCTGGCCACGGTCGACACCGCGCGGAGCATGTACGGCCAGAGCGCGGCGGACGCCGTCACGGCGGCGTTCAAGTCCCGCCGGATTCCCGGCATCCAGTAGTCCCGGACCCGATCAGGCCACCGGCGCCCGCCCGTTCCCGGGCGGGCGCCGGAATGCACCGGTTTCGTCCGGTCAGCGGACAACGATCTCCGCTCTTCGGATAACAGCAGGTCAAATAATTGTTGCGTACCTGTCATTGAGGGTCTGCTCTCTGGCAATCTCCCCGGCGTCCCCCACGACACCAGGAGAGCGAGTGACCCACCCCATGTCCTCCACCCCCACCTCCCGCAACCGCACCCGGATGCTGCGCACCGCCGCCGTGGTCGCCTCCGCGGCCATGGTCGCCGTCGCCGCCCAGAGCGGCGCCGCCAGCGCGGCGGCCGAACGCGAGGCCGGCGCCACCGCCCTGACGCTGTCCTCCGCCGCCCGCACGCAGGCGATATCCGCCGCCCAGGGCGAGGCCGCCGGCACCGCCCGCGCCATCGGCCTGTCCGACGAGGAGCGTCTCGTCGCACGGGACGTGGTCAAGGACGCCGACGGCACCGTGCACACCCGCTACGAGCGCACCTACGCCGGAGTCCCCGTCCTCGGCGGCGATCTGATCGTCCACCAGAAGAAGGACGGCAGCCGCAAGACCACCAAGGGCACCGAGGCCCGGATCGCCCCGGCCGCCGCCCGCGGCCTGAAGCCCGCCCCGGCCGGCGCCCGGCAGGTGGTGTGGGCCGCCACCGGCAACCCGGTCTTCGCCTACGAGGCCGTCGTCACCGGCACCCAGCCCGACGGCACCCCCAGCGAGCGCCAC contains these protein-coding regions:
- a CDS encoding M4 family metallopeptidase produces the protein MPRTPRGLLATATAAVALFGLAVPASATAPRPAAGAGAALPQGRVFMVNPVQSSGDQTLTDAKDSATAVPASAYATAALRNLDSSGGLSGRWASVRSETGAPASVAGAARYDRSDEQFEQVMAYFWVNEAQEYLQGLGFGGELPGANDRVQPVRINQWGADNSFFTDKKAEIRFGKGGVDDAEDAEVIVHEYGHAVHNAQVPGFGSSPEAGAIGEAFGDYLAVEVGDHAAAAYGWPRAADRACVADWDSTPYSPAPHCLRRIDGTKVYEDRVGEVHADGEIWSRALFDIRGALGARTADRIIVNAQFRFAPDTGFREAALATVDTARSMYGQSAADAVTAAFKSRRIPGIQ